One region of Mus musculus strain C57BL/6J chromosome 3, GRCm38.p6 C57BL/6J genomic DNA includes:
- the Sf3b4 gene encoding splicing factor 3B subunit 4, with amino-acid sequence MAAGPISERNQDATVYVGGLDEKVSEPLLWELFLQAGPVVNTHMPKDRVTGQHQGYGFVEFLSEEDADYAIKIMNMIKLYGKPIRVNKASAHNKNLDVGANIFIGNLDPEIDEKLLYDTFSAFGVILQTPKIMRDPDTGNSKGYAFINFASFDASDAAIEAMNGQYLCNRPITVSYAFKKDSKGERHGSAAERLLAAQNPLSQADRPHQLFADAPPPPSAPNPVVSSLGSGLPPPGMPPPGSFPPPVPPPGALPPGIPPAMPPPPMPPGAGGHGPPAAGTPGAGHPGHGHSHPHPFPPGGMPHPGMSQMQLAHHGPHGLGHPHAGPPGSGGQPPPRPPPGMPHPGPPPMGMPPRGPPFGSPMGHPGPMPPHGMRGPPPLMPPHGYTGPPRPPPYGYQRGPLPPPRPTPRPPVPPRGPLRGPLPQ; translated from the exons ATGGCTGCCGGACCGATCTCCGAACGGAATCAGG ATGCCACGGTGTACGTGGGCGGTCTGGACGAGAAAGTGAGTGAGCCGCTGCTGTGGGAGCTCTTTCTCCAGGCAGGGCCAGTGGTCAACACCCACATGCCCAAGGACAGAGTCACTGGCCAGCACCAGG GCTATGGCTTTGTTGAATTCCTGAGCGAGGAAGATGCCGACTATGCCATTAAGATTATGAACATGATCAAACTCTATGGAAAGCCAATACGGGTGAACAAGGCCTCAGCTCACAACAAAAACCTGGATGTGGGAGCCAACATTTTCATTGGAAATCTGGACCCAGAAATTGATGAAAAGCTGCTTTACGATACTTTCAGCGCCTTTGGAGTCATCCTACAGACCCCCAAGATCATGCGGGACCCTGACACAGGCAACTCCAAGGGTTACGCCTTCATTAATTTTGCCTCCTTCGATGCTTCGGATGCAGCAATTGAGGCCATGAACGGGCAGTACCTGTGTAACCGTCCTATCACTGTGTCTTATGCCTTCAAGAAGGACTCTAAGGGTGAACgccatggctcagcagctgaaAGACTCCTGGCAGCCCAGAACCCGCTGTCCCAGGCTGACCGCCCTCACCAGCTGTTTGCCGATGCACCCCCTCCGCCCTCTGCCCCCAATCCCGTGGTTTCATCCCTGGGTTCTGGGCTTCCTCCACCAG GCATGCCGCCTCCTGGCTCTTTTCCACCTCCAGTGCCACCTCCTGGGGCCCTCCCTCCTGGGATTCCCCCAGCCATGCCCCCACCACCTATGCCACCTGGGGCTGGAGGACATGGCCCCCCAGCAGCAGGGACTCCAGGGGCTGGACATCCCGGTCACGGACACTCACATCCTCACCCGTTCCCACCAGGTGGGATGCCCCATCCAG GGATGTCCCAGATGCAGCTGGCCCACCATGGCCCCCATGGCCTAGGACACCCCCATGCTGGGCCTCCGGGCTCTGGGGGGCAGCCACCACCTCGGCCACCTCCTGGAATGCCTCATCCTGGACCTCCTCCAATGGGCATGCCCCCCCGAGGGCCTCCTTTTGGATCTCCCATGG GTCACCCAGGTCCCATGCCTCCACACGGCATGCGTGGGCCTCCTCCATTGATGCCCCCTCATGGATACACGGGTCCTCCAAGACCCCCTCCCTATGGCTACCAGCGGGGGCCCCTCCCGCCACCCAGACCCACTCCACGGCCCCCAGTTCCACCTCGTGGTCCTCTTCGGGGCCCACTTCCTCAGTAA